The following proteins are encoded in a genomic region of Microthrixaceae bacterium:
- a CDS encoding CpaF family protein: MSAAEVAVAVTRVRARMDGLGPLDVLLADASVTDILVNGSGPVWVERHGELSPTDVWLDRPVVDLLIERILAPLGRRVDPLNPVADGRLPDGSRVHVIVPPLAVDGPCVTIRRFGARAVPLADLAPDPIGRLLRWAVWSRANVVVVGSTGSGKTTLLNAMAALLPPAERLVTVEDAAELRLPSDHVIRLETRVASVEGAAAIPARELVRNALRMRPDRLVIGEVRGGEALDLIQAMNTGHNGSLSTLHANGCHDALHRLETLALMAGVGLPLEAIRAQVVGAVDLVVHVVRSEAGRRVVTDVAEPISDLSRGVTPSVRMLVEQGRAVADPIRSPRLSAATWSGW, translated from the coding sequence ATGTCGGCGGCCGAGGTGGCCGTCGCTGTCACCCGGGTCCGGGCCCGGATGGACGGCCTGGGCCCCCTCGACGTGCTCCTGGCCGACGCCTCGGTCACCGACATCTTGGTGAACGGCTCCGGACCGGTCTGGGTGGAACGCCACGGTGAGCTGTCTCCCACCGATGTCTGGCTGGACCGCCCGGTGGTGGATCTCCTCATCGAGCGGATCCTGGCTCCGCTGGGACGCCGAGTGGATCCCCTCAACCCGGTCGCCGATGGCCGCCTCCCCGACGGCAGCCGGGTGCATGTGATCGTCCCGCCGTTGGCGGTCGACGGCCCGTGTGTGACCATCCGGCGGTTCGGGGCTCGGGCCGTGCCCCTAGCCGACCTGGCCCCCGATCCGATCGGTCGCCTGCTCCGGTGGGCGGTGTGGTCGCGCGCCAACGTGGTGGTGGTGGGTTCCACCGGATCGGGCAAGACCACGTTGCTGAACGCCATGGCCGCTCTCTTGCCACCGGCGGAGCGGCTGGTCACGGTGGAAGATGCTGCCGAGTTGCGTCTGCCGTCGGACCATGTAATCCGCCTCGAGACTCGGGTTGCCTCGGTCGAGGGGGCGGCGGCGATCCCAGCCCGGGAACTGGTGCGGAACGCGTTGCGCATGAGGCCGGATCGTCTCGTCATCGGCGAGGTGCGTGGTGGCGAGGCTCTCGATCTGATTCAGGCCATGAACACCGGCCACAACGGTTCGCTGTCCACGCTTCACGCCAACGGTTGTCACGACGCCCTTCACCGGCTGGAGACGCTGGCACTCATGGCCGGTGTCGGTCTGCCCCTGGAGGCAATCCGGGCCCAGGTCGTGGGGGCCGTCGACCTGGTGGTACACGTGGTGCGGTCCGAGGCCGGGCGTCGGGTGGTCACCGATGTGGCCGAGCCGATCTCAGACCTGTCGAGGGGAGTGACACCCTCCGTGCGGATGCTGGTGGAACAGGGGAGGGCGGTTGCGGACCCAATACGTTCACCTCGCCTGTCGGCCGCCACCTGGAGTGGATGGTGA
- a CDS encoding sigma-70 family RNA polymerase sigma factor — MAKERVERDEEDLVRLYLTDIGQYPLLTKDDEVRLAQAIEAGNTARAELEAGEKGLTAARKRELRRLSREGERAERTFVQSNLRLVVSIAKKYQASGLPLLDLIQEGNLGLMHAVEKFDWRKGFKFSTYATWWIRQAITRGIANTGRTIRLPVHAGDTLARLQKARARLELKLGRPATLAELSAEVEMPEDKVTEALRFAAEPLSLSEPLREDGDAELGDVVEDRSAESPFEVAATALLPEEITRLLAPLDDREREILKLRFGLDRGEPRTLEEVGEHFNLTRERIRQIEARAMSKLRHPSSDTGARDLLAV; from the coding sequence ATGGCCAAAGAGCGAGTGGAACGCGACGAAGAAGACCTCGTCCGCCTCTACCTCACCGACATCGGCCAGTACCCGTTGCTCACCAAAGACGACGAGGTACGACTGGCTCAGGCCATCGAGGCCGGCAACACCGCCCGCGCCGAGTTGGAGGCGGGTGAAAAGGGGCTCACCGCTGCCCGCAAGCGCGAACTTCGTCGCCTGTCCCGGGAAGGCGAGCGGGCCGAGCGCACCTTCGTCCAGTCCAACCTCCGTCTCGTGGTCTCGATCGCCAAGAAGTACCAGGCCTCGGGGCTTCCGCTGCTCGACTTGATCCAAGAGGGCAACCTGGGTCTGATGCACGCCGTCGAGAAGTTCGACTGGCGCAAGGGCTTCAAGTTCTCCACCTATGCCACCTGGTGGATTCGCCAGGCCATCACCCGCGGTATCGCCAACACCGGCCGGACCATCCGTCTGCCTGTCCATGCCGGAGACACGCTGGCCCGTCTCCAAAAGGCCCGGGCCCGTCTCGAGCTCAAGCTCGGTCGTCCTGCAACCCTGGCCGAACTGTCGGCCGAGGTCGAGATGCCCGAGGACAAGGTGACCGAGGCACTGCGATTCGCGGCTGAACCTCTCTCGTTGTCCGAGCCACTGCGCGAGGACGGCGACGCCGAACTGGGTGACGTGGTCGAAGACCGTTCGGCCGAGTCGCCCTTCGAGGTGGCGGCCACCGCCTTGTTGCCCGAGGAGATCACCCGGTTGTTGGCCCCCCTCGACGACCGCGAGCGGGAGATCCTCAAGCTCCGCTTCGGTCTGGACCGTGGCGAGCCCCGCACTCTCGAGGAGGTGGGTGAGCACTTCAACCTGACTCGGGAACGCATCCGCCAGATCGAGGCTCGGGCCATGTCCAAGCTGCGCCACCCGTCGTCGGACACCGGCGCCCGAGATCTCTTGGCGGTCTGA
- a CDS encoding DUF2185 domain-containing protein — protein sequence MMDSDTSSTPLTWGLLDAEAQHLADPDAFPIPSEPERNALKPGDQVRLIFVLEEDPLEGPNAERMWVEVTQTSAEGLQGRLTAPSTVIADLPAGVVLEFEPRHVAGIALGHHEVTFAVDQRAVATHRALAQARPPAWVTHDDPVDEIDSGWTLYSGTETEDDFGDDPASTTQAVTLAELAQRYPALVEVFQAGSGDWVYRADHRRYVRAKPVEPDALSAGGQPASPDPEPADPEPV from the coding sequence ATGATGGACTCTGACACCAGCTCCACCCCTCTGACTTGGGGCTTGTTGGATGCCGAGGCACAGCATCTCGCCGATCCAGATGCATTTCCGATCCCTTCTGAGCCGGAACGCAACGCGCTCAAGCCAGGGGACCAGGTTCGGCTGATCTTCGTGCTCGAAGAAGACCCACTCGAGGGCCCAAACGCCGAACGCATGTGGGTCGAGGTGACCCAGACATCCGCCGAGGGGCTCCAGGGACGACTGACCGCACCGTCCACCGTCATCGCTGACCTACCGGCGGGGGTGGTGTTGGAGTTCGAACCCCGCCACGTCGCCGGGATCGCGCTCGGACACCACGAGGTGACGTTCGCGGTCGATCAGCGAGCGGTGGCCACCCACCGAGCCCTGGCCCAGGCCAGGCCACCGGCCTGGGTGACCCATGACGACCCAGTCGACGAGATCGACAGCGGCTGGACGCTGTACTCGGGCACCGAGACCGAAGACGACTTCGGCGACGATCCTGCTTCCACCACCCAGGCCGTGACCCTGGCCGAACTCGCCCAGCGCTACCCCGCCCTAGTCGAGGTCTTCCAGGCTGGAAGCGGGGACTGGGTGTATCGGGCCGACCACCGTCGCTACGTCCGCGCCAAGCCAGTCGAGCCCGATGCGCTCAGCGCTGGGGGACAGCCAGCATCGCCAGATCCTGAGCCAGCAGATCCCGAACCCGTCTGA
- a CDS encoding DMT family transporter has translation MTPGVAPGGPQRRSLGVAALALAGFMFGSTFLVVQDAVETASVTAFLSARFLLAAAVLLVVARRRPSSADEVRHGVLAGLSLLAGYVFQTEGLRHTTSAASAFITYLLVVLVPVLHAVRTRRLPARPVTVGVVLAVVGLYFLSGGVAGFGRGELLTLLCALAFAVHLLIVGDVTHRHDPFRFTFWQVATVGVACAVPGAFSEGGFGFGASAWAAVVFTAVGATAVAFWCMAWGQRVVPEAQAALILLIEPVSAGVLGSLAGEELGAEGVVGAALILTGVVVAELFGRRSGTGTAPLPTELGSQLGDAS, from the coding sequence GTGACCCCGGGCGTGGCCCCGGGGGGCCCGCAGCGTCGCAGCCTGGGGGTGGCTGCCCTGGCCCTAGCCGGGTTCATGTTCGGCTCCACGTTTCTCGTGGTCCAGGACGCGGTGGAGACCGCTTCGGTCACGGCCTTTCTCTCGGCCCGGTTCCTGCTTGCCGCCGCCGTGTTGTTGGTGGTGGCTCGTCGTCGGCCGTCGAGTGCCGACGAGGTTCGCCACGGGGTCCTAGCCGGGCTCAGCCTGTTGGCCGGCTATGTGTTCCAGACCGAGGGACTGCGCCACACCACCTCGGCGGCTTCGGCCTTCATCACCTACCTCCTGGTGGTGTTGGTGCCGGTGCTGCACGCGGTGCGGACCCGGCGACTTCCGGCTCGACCGGTCACGGTCGGGGTGGTGTTGGCCGTGGTTGGCCTGTATTTCTTGTCGGGCGGGGTGGCGGGCTTCGGTCGGGGCGAGCTACTCACCTTGTTGTGCGCGTTGGCCTTCGCCGTTCACCTGCTGATCGTGGGTGACGTGACCCACCGTCACGACCCGTTCCGGTTCACGTTCTGGCAGGTGGCGACGGTCGGGGTGGCGTGTGCGGTCCCGGGCGCGTTCAGCGAGGGCGGTTTCGGGTTCGGGGCCAGCGCGTGGGCCGCGGTGGTCTTCACGGCGGTGGGGGCCACCGCGGTCGCGTTCTGGTGCATGGCGTGGGGGCAACGGGTGGTGCCCGAGGCGCAGGCCGCGTTGATCCTGCTGATCGAACCGGTGTCGGCTGGGGTTCTCGGTTCTCTGGCCGGCGAGGAACTAGGTGCCGAAGGTGTTGTGGGCGCGGCCCTGATCCTGACGGGGGTGGTGGTGGCGGAGCTCTTCGGACGCCGGTCGGGGACCGGTACCGCTCCGTTGCCGACCGAGCTCGGATCCCAATTGGGTGACGCCTCCTAG
- a CDS encoding NAD+ synthase, giving the protein MTRLRVASCQINTRVGDLDHNVARILQALDEAEAAGCDLAVFPELAITGYPPEDLLLKPGFIADNTAALDHVAARTGGCVAVVGFVDVHRDLWNAAAVCAHGQVRGVYHKRNLPNYAVFDEQRYFAHGWEPNGLWSIGGVRVGVSICEDAWNPAGPILDQADSGAELIVNLNASPYAEGKLAFRERLMATRAADASCALVYVNQVGGQDELVFDGGSMILDPHGEVLARSPQFEEHVMIVDLDIDPVYRKRLLDPRGRPTDELLPVDVIPTLGLDGESDGSDGPTVRDRSARPRLDRPKLATGLDPDEEVYRAIVVGTRDYLVKNGFTDVVIGLSGGIDSTLVAVVAVDAIGADHVHGVSMPSRFSSDHSRSDAEDLAANLGIDFRTIPIEPAHAALLEMLAPSFGDRAPDLTEENLQSRIRGLTLMALSNKLGWIVLSTGNKSEVAVGYATLYGDTVGGYSVLKDVYKTRVYDLCRWRNTQGGAAVIPEGVITKPPSAELRPDQRDDQSLPPYEVLDPILEGYIEHDRTVTELIDAGHDAETVRRVAALVDGAEYKRRQSPVGVRVSAKAFGKDRRLPITNGFR; this is encoded by the coding sequence ATGACTCGCCTGCGCGTCGCCAGCTGCCAGATCAACACCCGTGTTGGCGACCTGGACCACAACGTGGCCCGGATCCTCCAAGCCCTGGACGAGGCCGAGGCAGCCGGGTGTGACTTGGCTGTCTTCCCGGAGTTGGCCATCACCGGTTACCCACCCGAGGACCTGCTGCTCAAGCCTGGGTTCATCGCCGACAACACGGCTGCGCTGGATCACGTCGCGGCTCGAACCGGTGGATGCGTGGCGGTGGTGGGGTTCGTGGACGTGCACCGCGATCTGTGGAACGCGGCGGCGGTCTGTGCCCACGGCCAGGTGCGAGGCGTGTACCACAAGCGAAACCTGCCGAACTACGCCGTGTTCGACGAGCAGCGGTACTTCGCCCACGGCTGGGAGCCCAACGGCCTGTGGTCGATCGGTGGGGTGAGGGTAGGGGTCAGCATCTGCGAGGACGCATGGAACCCGGCGGGTCCGATCTTGGACCAGGCCGACAGCGGCGCTGAACTGATCGTGAACCTCAACGCCTCCCCCTACGCCGAGGGCAAGCTGGCGTTCCGGGAGCGGCTCATGGCCACCCGTGCCGCCGACGCCTCCTGTGCCCTCGTCTATGTGAACCAGGTGGGAGGTCAAGACGAGCTGGTGTTCGACGGCGGGTCGATGATCCTCGACCCCCACGGCGAGGTCTTGGCCCGGTCACCCCAGTTCGAAGAACACGTGATGATCGTCGACCTCGACATCGACCCCGTGTACCGCAAGCGGCTGTTGGATCCGCGAGGCCGTCCCACCGACGAACTGTTGCCGGTCGATGTGATCCCCACCCTCGGCCTCGACGGTGAATCCGACGGATCCGATGGCCCCACCGTCCGGGACCGGTCGGCGCGGCCCCGCCTCGACCGTCCGAAGCTGGCCACCGGCCTCGACCCCGACGAGGAGGTCTACCGGGCCATCGTCGTGGGTACCCGCGACTACCTGGTGAAGAACGGATTCACCGACGTCGTGATCGGGTTGTCCGGTGGCATCGACTCGACGTTGGTGGCGGTGGTGGCTGTCGATGCCATTGGCGCGGACCACGTTCACGGGGTGTCCATGCCATCCCGGTTCTCCAGCGACCATTCCCGCTCCGACGCCGAGGACTTGGCCGCCAACCTGGGCATCGACTTCCGGACGATCCCCATAGAACCGGCTCACGCCGCGCTGTTGGAGATGTTGGCCCCCAGCTTCGGTGACCGGGCCCCGGATCTGACCGAAGAGAACCTCCAGAGCCGGATCCGCGGGTTGACCCTCATGGCTCTGTCCAACAAGTTGGGCTGGATCGTGTTGTCCACTGGGAACAAGTCCGAGGTAGCCGTGGGCTACGCCACTCTCTACGGCGACACCGTGGGCGGCTACTCGGTGCTCAAGGACGTGTACAAGACCCGGGTGTATGACCTGTGTCGTTGGCGCAACACCCAGGGCGGGGCGGCTGTGATTCCCGAAGGCGTGATCACGAAGCCCCCGTCGGCCGAGCTTCGACCCGATCAGCGAGACGACCAGAGCCTGCCCCCATATGAGGTGCTCGATCCGATCCTGGAGGGCTACATCGAGCACGACCGCACGGTGACCGAGCTGATCGACGCGGGTCACGATGCCGAGACGGTTCGGCGGGTGGCGGCGTTGGTGGACGGTGCCGAGTACAAGCGACGTCAGAGCCCGGTTGGAGTGCGGGTTTCGGCAAAGGCCTTCGGCAAGGATCGGAGACTCCCGATCACCAACGGATTCCGGTGA
- the ligD gene encoding non-homologous end-joining DNA ligase encodes MDGEASAVDATVGLASGGRSPARGPASSSVPSDTVAPVARGPAQGEAVTVTASGREIIITNPDKVFFKTRGETKLDLVHYYLAVEGPIMAALGGRATLLQRFPDGAHGKSFFQKRVPAGAPDWLQTTDVATPNGTTSNALVIADLAHLIWAVQQGCLGFHPWPYLAAAPDTTDELRIDLDPSPGVTFDQVREAALATRDLLEELGIVSFVKTSGSKGLHIYAALEPRWDSYDVRRAAVSVARALEARRPDLITARWWKEERGARVFVDFNQNAPHKTVFGTWCVRPRVGGQVSCPITWDEVPTVDLDGLTMATVPAKVATHGDPWAGMHEAPQSIDELVDRWHRDLAAGILDEPWPPVYPRQPHEPPRVNPSRARTT; translated from the coding sequence ATGGATGGTGAAGCTAGCGCCGTCGACGCCACCGTCGGCCTGGCCTCGGGAGGTCGATCACCAGCTCGGGGACCGGCCAGCTCGTCTGTTCCCTCCGATACGGTCGCACCCGTGGCACGCGGACCAGCACAGGGCGAGGCAGTGACGGTGACCGCCAGCGGCCGGGAGATCATCATCACCAACCCGGACAAGGTGTTCTTCAAGACCCGCGGCGAGACCAAGCTCGACCTTGTCCACTACTACTTGGCCGTGGAAGGCCCGATCATGGCCGCGCTCGGCGGGCGGGCGACGCTGCTGCAACGATTTCCCGACGGCGCCCACGGCAAGTCGTTCTTCCAGAAGCGGGTGCCAGCCGGGGCCCCCGACTGGCTCCAGACCACCGACGTAGCCACCCCCAACGGCACCACCAGCAACGCCTTGGTGATAGCCGACCTGGCCCACCTGATTTGGGCGGTGCAGCAGGGCTGCCTCGGGTTCCACCCGTGGCCGTACCTGGCCGCTGCCCCCGACACCACCGACGAGCTGCGCATCGATCTGGACCCGTCGCCCGGTGTCACCTTCGACCAGGTTCGCGAAGCAGCGCTGGCGACAAGGGACCTCCTCGAGGAACTGGGCATTGTCTCCTTCGTCAAGACCAGCGGCAGCAAGGGGCTGCACATCTACGCCGCGCTGGAACCGCGATGGGATTCCTATGACGTCCGACGGGCCGCCGTCTCTGTCGCCCGGGCCCTTGAAGCACGCCGTCCCGACCTGATCACCGCCAGATGGTGGAAGGAGGAGCGGGGAGCGCGGGTCTTCGTGGACTTCAACCAGAACGCCCCGCACAAGACCGTGTTCGGCACCTGGTGCGTGCGCCCACGAGTGGGAGGCCAGGTGTCGTGTCCGATCACCTGGGATGAGGTACCCACCGTCGATCTCGATGGCCTCACCATGGCCACCGTGCCCGCAAAGGTCGCAACGCACGGGGACCCGTGGGCGGGAATGCACGAGGCGCCGCAATCCATCGACGAACTGGTCGACCGCTGGCATCGAGACCTGGCCGCTGGGATCCTCGACGAACCGTGGCCGCCGGTATACCCCAGGCAGCCTCACGAACCACCCCGGGTCAATCCAAGCCGGGCCCGTACCACCTGA
- a CDS encoding flap endonuclease: protein MEVHLVDGTYELFRYHFALPSHLDSNGREVAAARGVAGSVLTMLEEGATHVGVATDHVIESFRNDLWPTYKDGSGVDPDLLGQFNLVEDLLRALGVTVFAMVEFEADDALGAAARVAAADDRVDRVLICTPDKDLGQCVGGKVHQMDRRKGTVIGVDGVREKFGVDPESIPDYLAMVGDTADGFPGLVGWGAKSAATVLARYRHLEDIPAGADDWDVTVRGAGKLARTLQDNFNDALLFRRIATIEYDAPTVAAVDELEWRGPHPELVELASSVDAPALAERAAKLAEARQT from the coding sequence GTGGAGGTCCACCTCGTCGACGGCACCTATGAGCTGTTCCGCTACCACTTCGCCCTGCCGTCTCACCTTGACTCCAACGGTCGAGAGGTAGCGGCGGCCCGCGGCGTGGCCGGATCGGTGCTGACCATGCTGGAGGAGGGAGCCACCCACGTCGGGGTGGCCACCGACCACGTGATCGAATCGTTCCGCAACGACCTGTGGCCGACCTACAAGGACGGGTCCGGCGTGGACCCTGACCTTCTCGGCCAGTTCAACCTGGTCGAGGACCTCCTGAGGGCCCTGGGGGTGACGGTCTTCGCCATGGTGGAGTTCGAAGCCGATGACGCCCTGGGCGCGGCGGCGCGGGTGGCCGCCGCAGACGATCGGGTCGACCGTGTGCTGATCTGCACACCCGACAAGGACCTAGGCCAGTGCGTCGGTGGCAAGGTCCACCAGATGGACCGGCGCAAGGGCACCGTCATCGGGGTCGACGGCGTGCGAGAGAAATTCGGAGTCGACCCCGAGTCGATCCCCGACTACCTGGCCATGGTGGGAGACACCGCCGATGGCTTCCCCGGTCTGGTCGGGTGGGGGGCCAAGTCGGCGGCCACCGTGTTGGCCCGCTACCGCCACCTGGAAGACATCCCAGCGGGGGCCGACGACTGGGACGTGACCGTTCGAGGTGCCGGGAAGTTGGCCCGCACCCTTCAGGACAACTTCAACGATGCCCTGCTGTTCCGGCGGATCGCCACCATCGAGTACGACGCGCCCACGGTGGCCGCCGTCGACGAACTGGAGTGGCGTGGCCCTCACCCCGAATTGGTCGAGCTGGCGTCGTCGGTCGATGCTCCCGCACTGGCCGAGCGGGCCGCCAAGCTCGCCGAGGCCCGCCAGACCTGA
- a CDS encoding response regulator transcription factor → MSIRLVIADDHAIWRSGLRADLGEAFAVVGEAADGAEAIEVIGREKPDLALVDLHMEGGGGMAVVTACAAQCPIVILTVSEAERDLLDAVAAGAVGYLTKSTRPDDLRAAIRRAAAGEPVFSPQLAALVIGEFRRLSSTGGDATQGLSPREREVVGLVARGHTYKAVAEDLFISPKTVENHVRNIMAKLHLSRRHELVRWAVDHGIT, encoded by the coding sequence GTGAGCATCCGACTGGTGATCGCCGACGACCATGCCATCTGGCGGAGCGGCCTGAGGGCGGACTTGGGCGAGGCGTTCGCGGTGGTCGGCGAAGCCGCCGACGGGGCCGAGGCCATCGAGGTGATCGGCCGAGAGAAGCCTGACCTGGCCCTGGTCGACCTCCACATGGAGGGCGGTGGGGGAATGGCCGTGGTCACCGCCTGTGCCGCCCAGTGCCCGATCGTGATCCTCACCGTCTCAGAGGCCGAGCGAGACCTGCTCGACGCGGTCGCCGCCGGTGCGGTGGGGTATCTCACCAAATCGACGCGACCCGACGATCTGCGGGCCGCCATCCGTCGGGCGGCTGCGGGCGAGCCGGTGTTCTCGCCGCAACTGGCGGCCCTGGTGATCGGCGAGTTCCGTCGCCTGTCCAGCACGGGTGGCGATGCCACCCAGGGGCTGTCGCCGCGCGAACGGGAGGTGGTCGGGTTGGTGGCTCGGGGTCACACCTACAAGGCGGTGGCCGAGGACCTGTTCATCTCGCCCAAGACGGTCGAGAACCACGTGCGCAACATCATGGCCAAGCTCCACCTGTCACGCCGTCATGAGCTGGTCCGCTGGGCCGTAGATCACGGCATCACCTAA
- a CDS encoding TIGR03619 family F420-dependent LLM class oxidoreductase: MRFTVPFPMLPAHHLVPLAQAAEEHGYDTVAVPDSVFFAESVSADYPFSDDGNRWWAPDTPFVDPFVAIPAMAAVTERLRFMTNVYKLPLRSPLLVAKQVASIAALSANRFRFGVGVSWMPEEFEWTGTSKRTRGARTDEAIEIVRAVCSGAGTRWIEHHGIHHDFDRLMISPAPTEPVPILVGGHSDVAMARAVRNDGWISANCVEADLVDHLARLRAHLVDVGRSTDDGFEVNVLAVDVFDVDGFRRLADLGVTDAQVVPWFLYGGDPSDLQVQIDSLARFAETVASRVAL, from the coding sequence ATGCGGTTTACCGTCCCGTTCCCGATGCTTCCGGCGCACCACCTCGTGCCACTGGCCCAAGCCGCCGAGGAGCACGGGTACGACACTGTGGCAGTGCCCGATTCGGTCTTCTTCGCTGAGTCGGTGAGTGCGGACTACCCGTTCAGCGATGATGGAAATCGCTGGTGGGCCCCCGACACGCCATTCGTCGACCCGTTCGTGGCCATCCCAGCCATGGCCGCGGTGACCGAGCGGCTGCGGTTCATGACCAACGTGTACAAGCTTCCACTTCGGTCGCCGTTGCTGGTGGCCAAACAGGTGGCTTCGATCGCAGCCCTGTCGGCAAACCGGTTCCGGTTCGGAGTCGGCGTGTCATGGATGCCCGAGGAGTTCGAGTGGACTGGCACCTCGAAGCGGACGCGCGGGGCCCGCACCGACGAGGCCATCGAGATTGTGCGAGCTGTCTGTTCTGGTGCCGGCACGCGCTGGATTGAGCACCACGGCATCCACCACGACTTCGACCGGCTGATGATCTCGCCGGCGCCGACCGAACCAGTTCCGATCCTGGTCGGTGGTCATAGCGATGTCGCCATGGCGAGAGCGGTCCGAAACGATGGGTGGATCTCGGCGAACTGCGTGGAGGCCGACCTGGTCGATCATCTTGCCCGCCTGCGTGCCCACCTCGTGGACGTTGGCAGGTCGACCGACGATGGCTTCGAGGTCAACGTCTTGGCAGTGGACGTGTTCGATGTTGACGGCTTCCGACGCCTCGCCGATCTGGGGGTCACCGATGCCCAGGTCGTCCCCTGGTTCCTGTATGGCGGCGACCCCTCGGATCTGCAAGTCCAGATCGACTCCTTGGCCCGCTTTGCCGAGACAGTCGCCTCCAGGGTCGCCCTTTGA
- a CDS encoding carboxymuconolactone decarboxylase family protein, translating into MEPRLNVSTVATDGYNGLLRVEKFLRSSSLDSTILELVKLRASQINGCGYCVDMHAHDAAVAGETTERLFVVAAWRHAPYFTNAERAALELTEAATRLADSTDPVPDDIWRRATKHFDDHQLGALVIAIAAINAWNRIAVITHQIAGSHRR; encoded by the coding sequence ATGGAACCACGACTCAACGTGTCGACCGTCGCCACCGACGGCTACAACGGGCTGCTACGAGTGGAGAAGTTCCTCCGCAGCAGCTCCCTCGACTCCACGATCCTCGAGCTTGTCAAGCTGCGCGCCAGCCAGATCAACGGCTGCGGCTATTGCGTCGACATGCACGCCCACGACGCCGCGGTGGCCGGTGAAACGACCGAGCGATTGTTCGTCGTCGCCGCCTGGCGACATGCCCCCTACTTCACGAACGCCGAACGCGCCGCGCTCGAGCTCACCGAGGCCGCCACCCGCCTCGCCGACAGCACCGACCCCGTGCCTGACGACATCTGGCGACGTGCCACCAAGCACTTCGATGATCATCAGCTCGGGGCGCTGGTGATCGCGATCGCTGCGATCAATGCCTGGAACCGCATCGCGGTCATCACCCACCAGATCGCCGGATCACACCGACGCTGA
- a CDS encoding Rrf2 family transcriptional regulator: MRIGEGVEWGAHVCLLLDWLGPDATVPAVKLAAAFELPAPYLNKQLQLLVRAGILESTRGGNGGFALRRGLGSITMYDVVAAVEGEDPAFRCSEIRRCGIGARSPRSSFAAPCAIAATMHDAEAQWRQQLSSQTLADVQADAERSVPGLREQTRQRFAAL; this comes from the coding sequence ATGCGGATCGGTGAGGGCGTCGAGTGGGGAGCGCACGTTTGCCTGCTGCTTGATTGGCTTGGCCCCGACGCCACCGTTCCCGCCGTGAAGTTGGCGGCCGCGTTCGAGCTGCCGGCGCCGTATCTCAACAAGCAGCTCCAACTGCTGGTGCGAGCCGGGATCTTGGAGTCGACCCGGGGCGGCAACGGCGGGTTCGCGCTGCGGCGCGGCCTCGGCTCGATCACGATGTACGACGTCGTTGCCGCGGTCGAGGGTGAGGATCCGGCGTTCCGCTGCTCCGAGATCCGTCGCTGCGGGATCGGTGCCCGCTCTCCACGGTCGTCTTTCGCCGCACCGTGCGCGATCGCGGCGACGATGCACGACGCCGAGGCCCAGTGGCGCCAGCAGCTCAGCTCGCAAACGTTGGCCGACGTACAGGCCGACGCCGAACGCAGCGTGCCCGGCCTGCGTGAGCAGACCCGCCAACGGTTCGCCGCCCTCTGA